One Triticum dicoccoides isolate Atlit2015 ecotype Zavitan chromosome 4B, WEW_v2.0, whole genome shotgun sequence genomic window carries:
- the LOC119292781 gene encoding uncharacterized protein LOC119292781 — protein sequence MATFDAAVSGPDAVPDLRLATHQYNQLLHLLASVDGTVFPVHPAAAAARRVFAGMLEARAPPSEATITSLTCVVAADAEGAYEAFRLVSSMRQKYGIVPRLRSYSPVLAAFRRAGEAVYAQAAVSCRLRDKGDRQGGGVVPELLRLVTLDLRRTLALSHAAGGPRGRWEPGRVPPQNLDLELRRRRPPCWAEEEKKGKKGGTSEVPVERAIEDVDDGSMGEAGEEIMVDALPPEVVDLEQEGKVDVRTEAHAVVQDVVVSEAHEVPEPEVKSEEVVVRDTTKVHPAHQPETKADEVLVRDTDTAVVVQEMEAKGEVSRSREAAGAQTTEAGYFCCWWYGGRQWRWLLLRCLCWFREIDGV from the exons ATGGCAACCTTCGACGCGGCCGTCTCCGGCCCGGACGCGGTGCCCGACCTCCGCCTCGCCACGCACCAGTACAATCAGCTCCTCCACCTGCTGGCCTCCGTGGACGGCACCGTCTTCCCCGTccacccggccgccgccgccgcgcggcgCGTGTTCGCCGGCATGCTGGAGGCCAGGGCGCCCCCGTCTGAGGCCACCATCACCTCGCTCACCTGCGTCGTCGCTGCAGACGCCGAGGGCGCCTACGAAGCCTTCAGGCTCGTCTCCTCCATGCGGCAGAAGTACGGCATCGTGCCGCGCCTCCGGTCCTACAGCCCCGTGCTTGCTGCGTTCCGGCGCGCCGGAGAGGCTG TATATGCACAAGCTGCGGTGAGCTGTCGGCTGCGTGACAAAGGAGATCGCCAAGGGGGAGGGGTGGTTCCGGAGCTATTAAGGCTGGTGACCCTCGACCTCCGCAGGACGCTGGCCCTATCCCACGCCGCTGGAGGCCCTCGCGGCCGCTGGGAGCCGGGGCGCGTTCCTCCACAAAACCTTGATCTGGAGCTTCGACGACGCAGGCCTCCATGTTGGGCCGAGGAggaaaagaaggggaagaagggggGCACGTCGGAGGTGCCGGTCGAGCGTGCCATCGAGGACGTTGATGACGGCAGCATGGGCGAGGCCGGGGAGGAGATCATGGTTGATGCTTTACCGCCTGAAGTTGTTGACCTGGAACAAGAGGGTAAGGTGGATGTGAGAACGGAAGCGCACGCCGTGGTGCAGGATGTCGTGGTGTCCGAAgcacatgaggtgccggaaccagaggTGAAGAGTGAGGAGGTGGTGGTCCGAGACACAACCAAGGTGCATCCTGCGCATCAACCAGAGACGAAGGCCGATGAGGTGCTGGTCAGGGATACGGACACGGCTGTTGTGGTGCAGGAAATGGAAGCAAAGGGTGAGGTGTCACGGTCTCGTGAGGCAGCTGGTGCGCAGACTACAGAG GCGGGCTACTTTTGTTGCTGGTGGTACGGGGGCAGGCAGTGGCGGTGGCTGTTGCTTAGATGTCTTTGCTGGTTCAGAGAGATAGATGGAG